One segment of Gordonia terrae DNA contains the following:
- a CDS encoding glycoside hydrolase family 16 protein has translation MGAAVATAVSACSVPTVLAEPDTGPEVIFVDEFDGPARAPGSPWQMMTGGGGWGNNESQVYTDSSANARIDGQGHLAITARRGPDGYTSARLSTKDRLSVTYGRISARIAVPAGTGLHPAFWMLGDDIDEVGWPAAGEIDIIETLDQAPEFHTGVHVPQTSSERGQNISRSGVPAGPLASTFRTYWLNKLPGRIESGIDDQRLFVVEPGDLAPDARWVLDQPFHLLLNLAVGGNWPGPTDDTTPAENTMLVDWVRVTAP, from the coding sequence ATGGGCGCGGCGGTGGCCACGGCGGTGTCCGCGTGTTCGGTACCGACCGTCCTGGCCGAGCCCGACACCGGACCCGAGGTGATCTTCGTCGACGAGTTCGACGGCCCCGCGCGCGCACCGGGCAGCCCCTGGCAGATGATGACCGGCGGCGGAGGCTGGGGCAACAACGAGTCGCAGGTCTACACCGACTCGTCCGCCAACGCCCGGATCGACGGCCAGGGACACCTGGCCATCACCGCACGACGGGGACCGGACGGCTACACCTCGGCGAGGTTGTCGACGAAGGATCGGCTCTCGGTCACCTACGGCCGGATCAGTGCCCGCATCGCCGTACCCGCCGGCACCGGTCTGCACCCCGCGTTCTGGATGCTCGGCGACGACATCGACGAGGTCGGGTGGCCCGCGGCCGGTGAGATCGACATCATCGAGACGCTCGATCAGGCACCGGAATTCCACACCGGGGTCCACGTACCGCAGACGTCCTCGGAACGGGGACAGAACATCTCGAGGTCGGGCGTCCCCGCCGGGCCGCTGGCCTCGACCTTCCGCACCTACTGGCTGAACAAGCTCCCGGGCCGGATCGAGAGCGGGATCGACGACCAGCGGCTGTTCGTCGTCGAACCCGGGGATCTCGCGCCGGACGCACGCTGGGTCCTCGACCAGCCCTTCCACCTACTGCTCAATCTCGCCGTCGGGGGCAACTGGCCCGGACCGACCGACGACACGACACCCGCGGAGAACACCATGCTCGTCGACTGGGTACGGGTGACCGCACCGTGA